From Halostella salina, one genomic window encodes:
- a CDS encoding helix-turn-helix domain-containing protein: MYEATFRVGDAAQPIPTAGREVCVDLWCNDHCDLVRAVGADADAALADVAETVGIADRVRDGDEQVAVTEGCLAAQRSDNVERYVGRHGCLLLPPLRYADGERISRVLALSGEALSRVYRDLVDDGHQVTVESKRGVDAVTGDGPLLDPGGVVPELTARQREVMLTAVENGYYELPRGTTTAAIAESVGVERRTAEDHLRRAERKVVEAFAGYL; encoded by the coding sequence GTGTACGAGGCCACCTTCCGCGTCGGCGACGCGGCACAGCCGATCCCCACCGCCGGCCGCGAGGTCTGCGTCGACCTCTGGTGCAACGACCACTGCGACCTCGTGCGCGCGGTGGGGGCGGACGCCGACGCCGCCCTCGCGGACGTGGCGGAGACGGTCGGGATCGCCGACCGGGTGCGGGACGGCGACGAACAGGTCGCGGTGACCGAGGGCTGTCTCGCCGCGCAGCGGTCGGACAACGTCGAGCGCTACGTCGGCCGGCACGGCTGTCTGCTCCTCCCGCCGCTTCGCTACGCCGACGGCGAGCGGATCTCCCGGGTCCTTGCGCTGTCGGGCGAGGCGCTGAGTCGCGTGTACCGCGACCTCGTCGACGACGGCCACCAAGTCACCGTCGAGTCGAAACGTGGGGTCGATGCCGTCACCGGCGACGGCCCGCTACTGGACCCCGGCGGCGTGGTACCCGAACTGACCGCGCGGCAGCGAGAGGTGATGCTGACCGCCGTCGAGAATGGCTACTACGAGCTACCGCGTGGAACCACGACGGCAGCGATCGCCGAATCGGTCGGCGTGGAGCGCCGGACCGCCGAGGACCACCTCCGACGCGCCGAGCGGAAGGTGGTCGAGGCGTTCGCGGGCTACCTGTAG
- a CDS encoding glycosyltransferase family 4 protein has product MSNEPTLRTLQLVTTPRPFFEQQIRVLEGNGISCTTVSVPGVKGERTLKEYVRFYGRTIRRAVGSDFDIVQANYGLTAPAAIAQPKRPVVLWFWGTELFGQYSRINKLCAEYADAVIVMSEEMAGRLDRPTYIIRHGVDTDRFRPLPRDEALAELGWNPDAKHVLFPYDPGRELKNYPRAKAVVDTTAERISSDVELHAVHGVAHERIPVYMNAADALLLTSKTEGSPNSVREALACNLPIISVDVGDVRERTLGVDNCHVCDADDELVASLGDVLESDERSSGRERIDEFSLDRMTRDLLTVYDDVLPDFQREGSRLIRDER; this is encoded by the coding sequence ATGTCGAACGAACCGACGCTGCGAACGCTTCAGCTCGTCACCACTCCCCGACCCTTCTTCGAGCAACAGATCCGGGTGCTCGAAGGGAACGGTATCTCGTGTACGACCGTCTCCGTTCCCGGAGTGAAGGGCGAACGGACCCTGAAAGAGTACGTCCGGTTTTACGGCCGTACGATCCGCCGAGCGGTTGGTTCTGACTTCGATATCGTTCAGGCGAACTATGGACTCACCGCTCCCGCAGCCATTGCACAACCGAAGCGACCGGTGGTTCTCTGGTTCTGGGGGACCGAACTCTTCGGGCAGTACAGCCGGATCAACAAACTCTGTGCCGAGTACGCCGACGCGGTGATCGTGATGTCCGAGGAGATGGCCGGCCGTCTTGATCGTCCGACCTACATCATTCGACACGGGGTCGACACGGACCGGTTCAGGCCGCTCCCACGTGACGAGGCGCTAGCCGAACTCGGGTGGAATCCCGACGCGAAACACGTGTTGTTCCCGTACGACCCGGGCCGAGAACTCAAGAACTACCCCCGTGCGAAAGCGGTCGTTGATACGACCGCCGAGCGAATCAGTTCCGACGTCGAACTTCACGCCGTCCACGGCGTCGCACACGAGCGGATCCCGGTGTACATGAACGCCGCTGACGCGCTGCTTCTCACCTCGAAAACGGAGGGCTCCCCCAATTCAGTGAGGGAAGCGCTCGCCTGCAATCTCCCGATCATCTCCGTTGATGTCGGCGACGTCAGGGAGCGGACACTCGGAGTCGACAACTGCCACGTCTGTGACGCGGACGACGAACTCGTCGCGAGCCTCGGGGACGTTCTGGAGAGTGATGAGCGCTCGTCCGGTCGAGAGCGGATCGACGAATTTAGCCTGGATCGGATGACCCGGGACCTCCTCACAGTGTACGACGACGTCCTCCCGGATTTCCAGCGGGAAGGGTCCCGACTCATACGAGATGAACGATGA
- a CDS encoding GNAT family N-acetyltransferase, with amino-acid sequence MSERVTTPDRWKPVERAGSTVYSTWEWGTICEEFGHERYYLGIVENDELVAGVPLMHVESRLFGSELVSMPYAPYGAFYLSEELADPDEYRDRLLADVRRLSDALGVTQMTIRGNEIESALDDIRHTSRFVTFERDLSEGVEEAWESVSSRFRRSVRKARKNGVRVERGFDSSAFDAYYEMYLDNMRYYGTPPYSRRFFRNVHEYLGREGAFEMYLAYDPDGKPINGVTVFLSGSKAIYWTGVSDHEYRDLNGGSLLLWEAITDSCARDFPVFDLGRTREGTGVYDYKKGIGEPVDLVDTHYAPDGDLDLTDPANDSYEKYKRVWQQLPLRATEYVGPHIRKRLSL; translated from the coding sequence GTGTCGGAACGGGTCACGACGCCGGACCGGTGGAAACCGGTGGAGAGAGCAGGCTCCACGGTCTATTCGACGTGGGAGTGGGGGACGATCTGTGAGGAGTTTGGCCACGAACGTTACTATCTCGGGATTGTGGAGAACGACGAACTCGTTGCGGGGGTGCCCCTGATGCACGTTGAGAGCAGGCTATTCGGGAGCGAACTGGTTTCGATGCCCTACGCTCCGTACGGCGCTTTCTACCTCTCCGAGGAGCTCGCCGATCCGGACGAGTACCGGGACCGGTTGTTGGCTGACGTACGACGGCTTTCGGACGCGCTCGGGGTCACACAGATGACGATCCGGGGCAACGAGATCGAGTCCGCCCTCGACGATATCCGTCACACGTCCCGGTTCGTCACCTTCGAACGGGACCTCTCGGAGGGCGTCGAAGAAGCCTGGGAGTCCGTTTCGTCCCGGTTCCGCCGTTCCGTCCGTAAGGCCAGAAAAAACGGGGTCCGTGTCGAGCGGGGCTTCGACAGTTCGGCGTTCGATGCCTACTACGAGATGTATCTCGACAACATGCGCTACTACGGAACCCCTCCCTACTCGCGCCGGTTCTTTCGGAACGTCCACGAGTATCTCGGCCGCGAGGGCGCGTTCGAGATGTACCTCGCCTACGACCCGGATGGAAAGCCGATCAACGGGGTAACCGTCTTCCTTTCGGGCTCGAAAGCGATCTACTGGACGGGCGTGTCCGACCACGAGTACAGGGACCTCAACGGTGGGAGCCTGTTACTCTGGGAGGCGATCACCGATAGTTGCGCCCGCGACTTTCCGGTGTTCGATCTTGGACGGACACGGGAGGGGACCGGCGTGTACGACTACAAGAAGGGGATCGGGGAACCGGTCGACCTCGTGGACACCCATTATGCACCCGACGGTGATCTTGACCTAACCGATCCCGCGAATGACAGCTACGAGAAGTACAAACGCGTCTGGCAGCAGCTTCCGCTTCGCGCCACGGAGTACGTCGGCCCGCACATTCGAAAGCGGTTGAGTCTGTGA
- a CDS encoding glycosyltransferase family 2 protein produces the protein MYEGRTVGVVVPAYNEADHVGHVIRKMPSFVDRIYVVDDASTDNTWEEIRGAAERLNEHGHAEVDRHLSGRGTLVTGGRVIPIRHETNRGVGGAIKTGYLSALADEMDVTAVIAGDDQMDQTLLKSLLEPIVQGRADYAKGNRFLSAEDRENVPRFRLFGNAMLSFLTKVASGYWTISDSQNGYTAISREALESIETDRMYEFYGYCNDILVRLNVAGMTVVDVPLPISYEDESSNINYFTYVPHVSGMLLRNFLWRLKTKYVLRDFHPLVLLYGFGAVGSIAFALQSFNAARSEDGPQLSTTVNNGLVAGLLLVLAMVFDRIDNDHLDESWIEDSEV, from the coding sequence ATGTACGAAGGCAGAACGGTCGGCGTCGTCGTACCGGCTTACAATGAAGCCGACCACGTCGGGCACGTGATCCGGAAGATGCCATCGTTTGTTGACCGCATCTACGTGGTTGACGACGCGTCGACCGACAACACTTGGGAGGAGATCAGGGGGGCAGCGGAACGGTTGAACGAACACGGGCACGCCGAAGTGGACCGACACCTGTCGGGTCGGGGTACCCTGGTTACCGGGGGACGAGTCATCCCGATACGTCACGAAACGAACCGGGGGGTCGGCGGTGCGATCAAGACCGGATATCTCTCCGCACTTGCCGACGAGATGGACGTGACGGCCGTTATCGCCGGCGACGATCAAATGGACCAAACGCTGCTGAAATCGCTTCTCGAACCGATCGTACAGGGACGGGCCGACTACGCAAAGGGCAACCGGTTCCTCTCGGCGGAGGACCGGGAGAACGTGCCCCGATTCCGTCTCTTTGGCAACGCCATGCTCTCGTTTCTCACGAAGGTTGCCAGCGGGTACTGGACGATCAGCGATTCACAGAACGGGTACACGGCGATCTCCCGCGAGGCGCTCGAATCGATCGAAACCGATCGAATGTACGAATTTTACGGGTACTGCAACGACATTCTGGTCCGACTCAACGTGGCGGGGATGACAGTCGTCGACGTGCCGCTGCCTATCAGCTACGAGGACGAATCGAGTAATATAAATTATTTTACATATGTTCCCCACGTCTCCGGGATGCTACTGCGAAACTTCCTCTGGCGGTTGAAAACAAAGTACGTATTGAGGGACTTCCACCCGCTCGTCCTGCTGTACGGCTTTGGTGCCGTCGGAAGTATCGCTTTTGCCCTCCAGTCGTTCAACGCGGCTCGTTCGGAGGACGGGCCCCAGCTGTCAACGACTGTGAACAACGGATTAGTGGCTGGCCTGCTGCTCGTTCTGGCGATGGTCTTTGATAGGATCGACAACGACCATCTTGACGAAAGCTGGATCGAAGACTCGGAGGTATAA
- a CDS encoding polysaccharide deacetylase family protein codes for MSEASKLAVSVDVEDWYHVPTVSGAPFSPYPSASEFLDSWDGKYDYLTSPTKRTLDLFDELGITATFFVVADIVENYPGLVEEIASRGHEIGCHGLHHEFAIHPDTKEPRFTEDEYRDRLIRAKSILESTSGQDVTGFRAPAVYVAGWMLDIVEDLGFEYDSSVARNSLYNKTDQSLGDVGRTPYVPENGTLSPGGSRDLVELPWPYFRFPGARVPTAGGPLIRIFGRRILERGIKQSLGKGHSVFYFHPLDIARGSFPDVGSVNRRPVFWLFKGATAENRIRKLLRSIPHDQRPCRHVADSAFGP; via the coding sequence ATGAGCGAGGCCAGTAAACTGGCCGTCTCGGTCGACGTCGAGGACTGGTATCACGTACCGACGGTATCCGGCGCTCCGTTTTCGCCGTATCCGTCAGCGTCGGAGTTCCTCGACTCGTGGGACGGGAAGTACGATTACTTGACCAGTCCGACGAAGCGAACGCTCGACCTGTTCGACGAACTGGGCATCACTGCGACGTTTTTCGTCGTCGCGGACATCGTCGAGAACTACCCGGGCCTCGTAGAGGAGATTGCCTCACGCGGCCACGAGATCGGCTGCCACGGCCTCCACCACGAGTTTGCGATCCACCCCGACACGAAGGAACCGCGTTTCACCGAGGACGAGTACCGCGACCGCCTCATCCGGGCTAAGTCCATACTGGAATCTACTTCGGGGCAGGACGTTACAGGGTTCAGAGCCCCCGCGGTGTACGTCGCCGGGTGGATGCTCGACATCGTAGAGGATCTGGGCTTCGAATACGACAGCTCAGTCGCGCGGAACTCGCTGTACAACAAGACGGATCAGTCGCTCGGCGACGTTGGCCGAACGCCGTACGTGCCGGAAAACGGGACGCTCAGCCCCGGAGGAAGCCGCGACCTAGTCGAACTACCGTGGCCGTACTTCCGCTTCCCGGGGGCGCGGGTCCCGACAGCCGGTGGGCCGCTCATCAGGATATTCGGTCGGCGAATCCTGGAGAGAGGGATCAAACAGAGCCTCGGGAAAGGACACTCGGTCTTCTATTTCCATCCGCTCGACATCGCCCGCGGATCCTTCCCAGACGTCGGGAGTGTAAACCGACGGCCGGTATTCTGGCTATTTAAGGGAGCGACAGCCGAAAACCGGATCCGGAAGCTGCTACGCTCGATCCCACACGATCAGAGACCGTGTAGGCACGTCGCCGACTCCGCGTTTGGACCGTAG
- a CDS encoding DUF1616 domain-containing protein: MFTDLAAGILFIGALLTVALVSDHVQFTSVIQLLVGVPVFLFVPGYPITLVLFPRTRPEAVRTSESVADSFHQRALSPVERFALSVVTSVVVVAVVTLAVTLLPSGISELSIVSGIAAVTLLFTAAAATGHRRVPPEDRPTGLLNAIPTPTPERTWSEQPKLTLLNLMVVLSVILAASVVVFQPFGPPASEPFSEYQLLVEQPDGDLAATDYPGQFTAGENESLSVRIRNHEGQAVNYTVVVRVERLTGTDESPSGRVIRRDRFHVPVEAGGSRTVRRSPSLSTSGDYRLVYLFYEDSPAGAPDRESADGALHLRISVSEPSNRVSLPNERTVPVSSPISLSFVPNTAYKYSSIHGSRS, from the coding sequence ATGTTCACCGACCTCGCCGCGGGGATCCTTTTTATCGGGGCGTTACTCACCGTAGCGCTCGTCTCCGACCACGTTCAGTTCACGTCCGTGATTCAGCTATTGGTCGGCGTTCCGGTGTTCCTGTTCGTTCCCGGGTATCCGATCACCCTTGTGCTCTTTCCTCGCACGCGGCCGGAGGCGGTTCGGACGAGCGAGTCCGTCGCGGACTCGTTTCATCAACGAGCCCTCAGCCCGGTCGAGCGGTTCGCTCTCTCGGTCGTGACGAGCGTAGTGGTAGTGGCAGTCGTCACGCTCGCTGTGACCCTGCTCCCGTCCGGGATCAGCGAGTTGTCGATTGTGAGCGGGATCGCTGCGGTGACCCTTCTGTTCACCGCGGCCGCGGCGACGGGGCACCGACGAGTGCCGCCCGAAGATCGGCCTACCGGGCTGCTCAACGCGATACCGACCCCCACTCCCGAACGCACGTGGTCCGAGCAACCGAAACTGACGCTCCTGAACCTCATGGTCGTCCTCAGCGTGATTCTCGCGGCGTCAGTAGTGGTGTTTCAACCGTTCGGCCCGCCGGCGTCGGAGCCGTTCTCGGAGTATCAACTACTGGTGGAGCAACCGGACGGTGATCTAGCTGCCACCGACTACCCGGGCCAGTTCACCGCGGGCGAGAACGAGTCGCTCTCCGTTCGCATACGGAACCACGAGGGGCAAGCGGTAAACTACACCGTGGTTGTCCGAGTCGAGCGACTAACTGGGACAGATGAGTCCCCGTCGGGTCGGGTGATACGACGCGATCGGTTCCACGTTCCGGTTGAGGCTGGCGGCTCGCGTACGGTCCGTCGCTCACCGTCGTTGTCGACCAGCGGTGATTACCGTCTCGTCTACCTGTTCTACGAGGACTCTCCTGCCGGCGCACCCGACCGCGAAAGCGCCGACGGTGCGCTTCACCTGCGGATCTCGGTCTCCGAGCCATCGAACCGTGTTTCTCTTCCGAACGAACGCACGGTCCCAGTTTCATCCCCGATTTCCCTGTCTTTTGTGCCGAACACCGCTTATAAATATTCGAGTATTCACGGTTCCCGATCGTAA